The proteins below come from a single Oncorhynchus gorbuscha isolate QuinsamMale2020 ecotype Even-year linkage group LG12, OgorEven_v1.0, whole genome shotgun sequence genomic window:
- the atf3 gene encoding cyclic AMP-dependent transcription factor ATF-3, which produces MMLQHPGFSLSDISASALVPCLSPPGTLTLEDFTNFTPLVKEELRHAIQNKRLSNGLSTDMSDCASSSSDRTSEAPSVKREKIPEESDRRKRRRERNKVAAAKCRNKKKEKTDCLQKESEILESVNSELKAQVEELKNQKQQLVYMLNLHRPTCIVRAQNGQTPEDERNLFIQQIKEGTLQMEQLDHHHTSVPTTCGHH; this is translated from the exons ATGATGCTTCAGCATCCGGGATTCAGCCTGTCCGACATCAGCGCGTCAGCCTTGGTACCCTGCCTGTCCCCGCCTGGAACACTCACGCTCGAGGACTTCACCAACTTCACTCCCCTGGTAAAGGAGGAGTTGCGACATGCTATCCAGAACAAGCGGCTGTCCAACGGACTGAGCACCGATATGAGCGACTGTGCGAGCTCAAGTTCAGACAGAACGTCTGAAGCTCCAAGTGTCAAGAGGGAG AAAATCCCAGAGGAAAGTGACAGGAGGAAAAGAAGACGAGAAAGAAACAAAGTAGCTGCTGCCAAATGTAGGaataagaagaaggagaagacTGACTGCCTTCAAAAG GAGTCTGAGATACTAGAGTCAGTGAACTCAGAGCTGAAGGCACAGGTTGAAGAACTGAAAAACCAGAAGCAGCAGCTGGTCTACATGCTGAACCTCCACCGGCCCACATGCATCGTACGGGCCCAGAATGGCCAGACCCCTGAAGATGAGAGGAACCTGTTCATCCAGCAGATCAAGGAGGGTACCCTGCAGATGGAACAGCTGGACCACCACCACACCTCAGTGCCAACCACCTGTGGCCATCACTGA